The Rosa rugosa chromosome 3, drRosRugo1.1, whole genome shotgun sequence sequence AGACAAGAACTAAGCTAAACATAAGAACAAGAATAACAATTAAAATAGCTTATAGGACTGAATTCACCTTAATTTGAATCCTATTCAGAATATCAATCAAACTACTCTTGTTAATTCCTCCTTCCTTCACTTCAGGTATCTCTCTCACGTCTCATgtttctctcttctattttctcttcTGATCCTTCTATCTTAatctctctcttttgttttcttcttttctttcatcctCCTATTCCTCATATACatactcttctttctctctctttactttcctttcttttcttctggccCCCTATTTCTCAGTGTTCTATTCCCTTCTCTTTTCCAATTTATAAAATTGAACTTGAGCTCCTATTTATACTAATTCAGTTCTTGGACATCAAGCAAAacaatcatattttttttttgactttgtcaaggggaacccaaaggcttccaaggcccaagataaacccattcggcgcatgtgaaatgctcgaactgtgcattgcagcacagtgtttGGCCACTTTGatagcttcggggttcgaacctaggtcgGGGAGCACACCCCACTAGGCAAGAACCattaggccacttgcagtggttgcaAAACAATCATAATTAAATCTGCATATAGATGTGTTCGTCCATACCTATCACTTAATGACTTGATCACCAAGCATTCAATAGATATACTTGTACAATCCTATCTCTTAATAGAAGCCTTCATCAGTACGTATTGCAGATATGTATTAAAGCTCTTAACCCTTTATAACTTAATGACCAAGGTTATATATAAAAAcatatatgaagaagataagCTTTATTTCTATAATATGGGGATATCCAGGTGATAGCAGTAGACTAGAAGTTTTAATGATGGATAAATAGAGCTTGAGCTATAAATTGAGTGATGCCACCTCGAGCTACTAGCTAGCTTAGTCTACAGGTTCATCAACACCTATAATTCCTAACTTTGCATAATCACCCAAATAGAATACTTACTCACACTTGGATACGAACAATGACTAATAAGAGATTCATTGATTGGGTTTATAAGGTCTCATCCGAAAATGTTTAAACCAATTGAGTAAAACTAGCTTCCTCACAAGTCTACATGTAATAGGTAATAGACTTCTCGaacacgcacacacacacacacaagctAGTAAAGAAAATATTATCACACGATCTAATATATAATTAAAATTTCAGGTTGTTACAGAACACTCCCATAACATTCGGGTGGATATGGTTGAGAAGCTCTCTTCTCTACTAGGGTTTTATCGTGGCGGCGGCGCTGGTATTTTAGCCAAGGAAATTGGAGTTTCCTCTTTctctggtaattttttttttttttttggtacaatgggGGCCAGAGGCCCAAGCAAAGAGACAAAGAAAAAACTAGCACTATAGTGGTCACTCTAGAGCGAACAACACCAGCAATGTCATCAAGAAGAGTATTAAGCACAAAGGCTGGGGGGCTTTGAAGGATGCAAATCCCAGGTGAGTTTGAGACACTAGCTTTGGCCATAGCATCAGCTGCCATATTCCTCTCTATGAACGTGATTGACCTGGACATAAGAGAAGAGCTGCAACAATTGTTGACAATTTCTCAGTAGAGTCCCCAAGGGGTGAATAGCAATGTCATCATGTTTGACGAGTTGTACAAGCACAGAAGAGTCAGATTCCACTTCAAGATGAGTAATAGAAGCATCAAGTGCAAGTTTCAGACCATAAAATAAGCCCCAAGCCTCTGCCTGCAGCACTTCTCCGAAGCCAATGTTGCACATAAAACCACTGATCCAATTCCCAGAAGAGTCCCTAATGAGACCTCCTGAGCCAATACTACCATCACTAGATTtagaaccatccacatttagtTTGAAGAGATTTTCCATAGGCCTGCACCATGATAACATCTCAACCTGCAGAGGTCGTTGCGGCCTTGGTTTACAAGTAGCTTTACAATACTCAGAAGCATAACCAACAATTACTTCAGAAATATTGTGAGGAACACAAAAAGCTTGCTCGAATATACCCTTACATCTCCATTTCCATATGTACCAACAGCAGAAAATGAAGATAAAATTCCATTGAAACTCTTGCAATCTCGCATTCTTTTGAAATAAGTTCGCATAAAGCCATCCATTCCAATCTAGGGAAAAACTTTCTTTGGTAATTTTGATGATGGAGGTGGTGGGGTTTTCCTCAATTGGCTTATTTGTGCACCAATCAGATCTTGGATCCGTTTTCTATTTATGCTCCTCCTTCTCGGTAGTTCTCGCGCTAGCCTCTAGAGGGGGTGGTGTTCGCTGATGTCTACGAATCCGTTGGTGAGGCTTCGACTGAATTCTCACCTGGTTTGTTGGCTATGGCGGGGGCTTCTAATCGGTGTGGTGTTGGTGTTCCTTGTCGGATCGGATGGAATAGCGACAACCGGCCGATTGGAGGATGATGGACTTTTGGTAGTAGCGACAATATTGATGGGGATGGCTGCTTTTCTGCCGCTTATCTTGCTGGTGGTGGGTTCGTTGGTGAAGCCAACGTTCGTGCTGAGGTCGACGGCTTCGGGGGAGGCTCAGTGGTGTTTGCCGATAGCAGAGCTGTCTTCGACGGCGTGGCAGTGGTGATTGTTGGTGGCGAAGTAGATCTGGGTTTTCTGTCGGCTTTGGACCTTGGGCCGGCTTTGCTACTAGGGTTGTTGCTTTGGACTTGGGCTTTGGGCTTAGTGTCAGGATTTGGGACAATTTGGCTTGACCTAGTACATTGGTGTCTCTGGGCCTTTTAGGTAGTTTAGACCTTGGGGAAGCcccctctgtgtagggtggtcCTAGGCAATTTCGAATAAGTTAGGGAAGACCTTGCTCTATCACCTTAACATTGTCATGGTTACTCTGGTTTTGGTGCTGATTTTAGGTTAGCGATATTTAGGTAGCTCTAAGGTTACCTTGCATGACTCAATATTGATGTAACCCGCAAGGGTCGGTCATGTTTATGTTGTTATCTACATTCTTAATTACTATTAACGGATTGACGACccaatttttgaaaaaaaaaaaaagaaagccaAAAAGAATTAGTCGCCCACTATTTATCCctgcatttatttatttctatttCTCTAAATTCTAGAAAATTTTAAGAGATTATTTGGGAGCTCAATAACTTGAAATTAACCCCAAGAAGCCCAAGAGATTATTTTATtatattatttacaaactttttaacaaatTTTCTGATAACTTTCTttacgttaccaaacatcggaatgaaaagttgttggaaaatttcatttcccttcctaTGGGAAAGATAAaggaattatttttctttccgtgaaccaaacgagacctGAATGTTCATTTAATTACAACTAggtataaaataaaaaaataaaattaaaattgtgGAACATCGTGATTTGGATACCGTAAAACCTACACTAGACCCTCAAGTTTTTTTCTCGGGTTGTGTCAGCTCAGAACCTATCCTCTCTCCTCAGGAattttctaactttttttttttcagacttGAAGGAAGAAGATGTGGCTTTACCTTCCTCAAAGCACAACTACAAGTGAGATTACTTTTACTTATTTTGTTGGCTTGTTGTTTCAGCGAGCGaccattttaattttaatgagtttaggtGTGGTTTAGATAGGACGCCAGGTTAAATTCCGGatcttcttatgtaagttctgttagactctggcctgttttcatggctttgtGATATCTGataaaatcaaatcctttcaaaaaaaaaaaaaaaaaagcacaactACATTAAGTTTTGAGATACTAGAATATAAAATTCTGTCATTATTTTGTTTAGAAACGAAATTAGAGTTTATTTTGATGATATTGTCAATTTGTCATACTTCAAAATTATGTAATCTTTTATACATTAATCGTATTttcatagaagaaaaaaaaaaacacctgcACTAAGCTTCCCAAAAAGAAAATCCCTTTTCAATATTTGCAAAAGAATTTATTTTGAAGCAATGGATAGAAAATTTGGATGAGAGAATGAAAAGGGCAGAAGCATGGGATGGGTGGAGATGCTTTAATGCGCTTCTAGATTTGACATGTGTCATCTTTTTCTCACTCTTCAAATATACTACTCTCTTCTCTTGTCTtatttttctctgttttcttttttggtattTCTTCTCCACTCCCTTTTTTGGCGCTTGCAAGTCTCAGCCCCAGGTGggtgggtgtgtgtgtgtgtgtgtgtgtgtgtgtttgtaaAAAAGAAGTCATCACATTTGAGCTGGAATTGTAAGTAAAGCATCCTCTTACATCTtcttgtttcttgattttttgaTCCTCCCCATGGATTTCAGCTGTTAAAGTTAAAGTCTTTGGACTTGGAAAATGAGAGGGAGAGGAAAAGGAGGGAAGGAAAGACTGGAGGGTTGACAAATTAGGTACTGATTCTTCTTTTTTagccttcttttcttctccttgctTAATTATTGTCATCATGattatttgagagagagagagagagagagagagtgagtagGGTGCTTCCAATTACAAGAGGCTGAGATAGCTTGCCTCAGATCCAGGAAAGTCAAGAAATATGTGTAATAAAAAGGTGCTTCCTTTGATGGGTTTTCCTGTGATTTCTGGGCTTTGCCTTTCTTGGGTTTCTTTCTCATGACCCCCTTTTGCTCTGCTCTGTCTTTCTAGTGTGTTTTAGATAAGGGGTTGGTTTGTAATCCAAtctgatttttgttttctttcttttacaatttttttttttttttttttttttgcatttaaaGTTAGCTTCTTTCTTGCTGTAGTTGATGGAAGTAGATAGAGAAGAGTCCAGAGAAGAAGTTGACAAGACCTCAAATTAACATGTCTTTATTTGTAGAATTAGGGGTTAAGTTTCCACAAATGGAAGTTTGGATCCGTTGCTGTTGACCAGATCTGACTACCCATTTCATTTTCACCTCCTTTTAGCTCACCCATACATTCACATCTCCTGAATTGGCACCCACTTTCGGCCTTTATTTGAGTGTCTGAGCATGGAAATTGGTTTGTTAAAACCCACCATTCACATTCCCAAATCATTCTTACCAACAAAAGAAAGTCATAATTTGATTGAGAAATGACTGGTCGGTTGATGTTAGAGGGGTTGAAAGGTAACTTGTTGTACTGCCCAGATAAGGATTTTGATGGAGGAGATGTCACCGGCGGTCGCGGTGCCATTTAGAGTAGGTAACTCAGTCTGTGATAACCCAACTATAGCTACCCACATGAATATTACAAGTCTTAAGCTAATGACAGACAGTGCGGGGTTGCTATCTGATTCTGTCACCAGGAGTTCCACTGAGGCGGTTGCAGCTGGCGAAGAGGATTGTAATTGTAGTCATTCAGGGAATGAAGTTAGTGTTGTTGCAGTATCGGTCGCAGAAGaggaaaaaggaggaggagatccGTTGTTAGATATGATACCTCAAGACGAAAGCAATCGGGTTGCTACTGGTAATGTGATGGCTGGGGAAAGTGAGGAAGATGATTGCTTATCATTGGAGGGTGATCAGATACTTGATAGCTCTTGTTCATTCTCAGTGGCGAGTGAGTCAAGTAGCTTATGTTTAGAGGACTTCCTGGTGTATGAGACAACCTCTGAAGGAGTAACACTGAGTTCTATAGACATTGACAGGAACAGTTGTTTTGGTGATGTTACTAAGGTGGCTGATATAGGTGATTCAAAAATTGAGACAGAGATCACTACTGATCCACTTTCTTTCTCAGTGAGCCTTGGGGAAGAAACTGGTCATGGGTCTGACCCAATGCCATCTGATGTTGTTGTTCAATTGCCTGTGGAAGTAGGGGTCAAAGAAACAGTCAGCCGCAGTGTTTTTGAGGTAGAATATGTTCCACTTTGGGGGTTTACATCCTTGTGTGGGAGAAGACCAGAGATGGAAGATGCATTAGCAACTGTACCTCAGTTTTCAAAGATTCCAATTCAAATGCTGATAGGTGACCGAGTACTGGATGGCATGAGCAAGTGTATAAATCAGACTGTTCATTTCTTTGGAGTCTATGATGGTCATGGAGGCTCTCAGGTATGGTAACATATTTCTGATGCTTTCCTTGTGCAATATATTCTACTTCATTTCATGTGTGTAATATCTTTTTGCCTGTAGCCTGTTTCATGAGATTGGCTTTCACTTTGTTCAGGTGGCAAATTATTGTCGTGATCGTATGCATTTGGCTTTGGCGGAGGAGATAGAATTTGTTAAGGAGGGCCTAGTTCACACAAGTATCAAAGATAATTGCCTAGAGCAATGGAATAAGGCATTTACCAACTGTTTTCTTAAGGTTGATGCTGAAGTTGGAGGGAAGGATAGTCTTGATCCTGTTGCCCCTGAAACAGTTGGTTCCACTGCTGTTGTGGCCCTTATTTGTTCGTCTCATATCATA is a genomic window containing:
- the LOC133738442 gene encoding protein phosphatase 2C 16-like isoform X3, with translation MEEMSPAVAVPFRVGNSVCDNPTIATHMNITSLKLMTDSAGLLSDSVTRSSTEAVAAGEEDCNCSHSGNEVSVVAVSVAEEEKGGGDPLLDMIPQDESNRVATGNVMAGESEEDDCLSLEGDQILDSSCSFSVASESSSLCLEDFLVYETTSEGVTLSSIDIDRNSCFGDVTKVADIGDSKIETEITTDPLSFSVSLGEETGHGSDPMPSDVVVQLPVEVGVKETVSRSVFEVEYVPLWGFTSLCGRRPEMEDALATVPQFSKIPIQMLIGDRVLDGMSKCINQTVHFFGVYDGHGGSQVANYCRDRMHLALAEEIEFVKEGLVHTSIKDNCLEQWNKAFTNCFLKVDAEVGGKDSLDPVAPETVGSTAVVALICSSHIIVSNCGDSRAVLCRGKEPMALSVDHKIMATDFSQIEKMNMQELRQLEARSYNGMGIVCLVFLLCQGQ
- the LOC133738442 gene encoding protein phosphatase 2C 16-like isoform X2, with the translated sequence MIPQDESNRVATGNVMAGESEEDDCLSLEGDQILDSSCSFSVASESSSLCLEDFLVYETTSEGVTLSSIDIDRNSCFGDVTKVADIGDSKIETEITTDPLSFSVSLGEETGHGSDPMPSDVVVQLPVEVGVKETVSRSVFEVEYVPLWGFTSLCGRRPEMEDALATVPQFSKIPIQMLIGDRVLDGMSKCINQTVHFFGVYDGHGGSQVANYCRDRMHLALAEEIEFVKEGLVHTSIKDNCLEQWNKAFTNCFLKVDAEVGGKDSLDPVAPETVGSTAVVALICSSHIIVSNCGDSRAVLCRGKEPMALSVDHKPNREDEYARIEAAGGKVIQWNGHRVFGVLAMSRSIGDRYLKPWIIPDPEVMFIPRTKDDECLILASDGLWDVMTNEEACDLARRRILLWHKKNGVTLPLERGEGIDPAAQAAAEFLSSRALQKGSKDNITVIVIDLKAQRKFKSKT
- the LOC133738442 gene encoding protein phosphatase 2C 77-like isoform X1 codes for the protein MEEMSPAVAVPFRVGNSVCDNPTIATHMNITSLKLMTDSAGLLSDSVTRSSTEAVAAGEEDCNCSHSGNEVSVVAVSVAEEEKGGGDPLLDMIPQDESNRVATGNVMAGESEEDDCLSLEGDQILDSSCSFSVASESSSLCLEDFLVYETTSEGVTLSSIDIDRNSCFGDVTKVADIGDSKIETEITTDPLSFSVSLGEETGHGSDPMPSDVVVQLPVEVGVKETVSRSVFEVEYVPLWGFTSLCGRRPEMEDALATVPQFSKIPIQMLIGDRVLDGMSKCINQTVHFFGVYDGHGGSQVANYCRDRMHLALAEEIEFVKEGLVHTSIKDNCLEQWNKAFTNCFLKVDAEVGGKDSLDPVAPETVGSTAVVALICSSHIIVSNCGDSRAVLCRGKEPMALSVDHKPNREDEYARIEAAGGKVIQWNGHRVFGVLAMSRSIGDRYLKPWIIPDPEVMFIPRTKDDECLILASDGLWDVMTNEEACDLARRRILLWHKKNGVTLPLERGEGIDPAAQAAAEFLSSRALQKGSKDNITVIVIDLKAQRKFKSKT